Proteins found in one Brachyspira murdochii DSM 12563 genomic segment:
- a CDS encoding flavodoxin family protein produces the protein MKYSIVYTSKSGNTEKLALAIKESANGECLQCVKADAADANKIAESDLVFVGAGSYKGTCDEAAGKFMQTLKNKKVFLFMTVGYGNNQEYYDKMLNPAKTFLDSSNTLAGTYACQGQWIDGQKKNLENMLEKAATDDEKKVVQSKLANYDNAMGHPNADDLNKLKEAIKTL, from the coding sequence ATGAAATATTCTATAGTTTATACTAGTAAAAGCGGTAATACAGAAAAATTAGCATTAGCTATAAAAGAATCTGCTAACGGAGAATGTCTTCAATGCGTAAAAGCTGATGCAGCAGATGCTAATAAAATTGCTGAATCTGACTTAGTATTTGTAGGTGCTGGAAGTTATAAAGGTACTTGCGATGAGGCTGCTGGTAAGTTTATGCAGACTTTAAAAAACAAAAAAGTATTTTTATTTATGACTGTAGGCTACGGTAATAATCAGGAATATTATGATAAAATGCTTAATCCTGCAAAAACTTTCTTAGATTCTTCTAATACATTGGCAGGTACTTATGCTTGCCAAGGTCAATGGATAGATGGTCAGAAGAAAAATTTAGAAAATATGCTTGAAAAAGCTGCAACTGATGATGAGAAAAAAGTTGTTCAATCTAAATTAGCTAATTATGATAATGCTATGGGACACCCTAATGCTGATGATTTAAACAAATTGAAAGAAGCTATTAAAACTCTATAA
- a CDS encoding TatD family hydrolase, producing MIDSHCHLTYISKKSKELEEVLERANKAGIFYFVDIGVHPNDIDERMFILSDAEGVFFSMGYYPDYANENDEDTLKAFELKIKNLNKKTLKNKNKSIYAVGEIGLDYYHDDSNKNEQREFFLALCEAAKNTDLPILIHSRNAFKDTFKILREADIPKRGIFHCFSGNVEDAKNALDLGYILSFSGSSTYIKNDFIREAFKYVPKDMFTIETDAPYLTPQKVRGRANEPSFIPYTVEVLAEASGEKSEDIMRKALENTVRVLELPIDLNRI from the coding sequence ATGATAGACAGTCATTGCCATCTTACATACATATCAAAGAAGAGTAAAGAACTGGAAGAGGTTTTAGAGAGAGCTAATAAGGCGGGTATATTTTATTTTGTAGATATAGGAGTTCACCCTAATGATATAGACGAACGTATGTTTATACTTTCTGATGCTGAGGGGGTATTTTTTAGTATGGGGTATTATCCAGACTATGCCAATGAAAATGATGAGGATACATTAAAGGCTTTTGAATTGAAAATAAAAAATTTAAATAAAAAGACATTAAAAAATAAGAATAAGTCAATATATGCTGTAGGTGAAATAGGACTTGACTATTACCATGATGATTCAAATAAAAATGAGCAGCGTGAATTTTTTTTGGCTTTATGCGAGGCTGCTAAAAATACGGATCTTCCTATATTGATACATAGCAGAAATGCATTTAAAGATACTTTTAAAATTCTTAGAGAAGCTGATATACCAAAAAGAGGAATATTTCATTGTTTCAGCGGCAATGTTGAAGATGCTAAAAATGCTTTGGATTTGGGATATATACTTTCTTTTTCAGGTTCATCTACATATATAAAAAATGATTTTATAAGAGAAGCCTTTAAGTATGTGCCAAAGGATATGTTTACAATAGAAACAGATGCTCCGTATTTAACTCCGCAAAAAGTAAGGGGTAGGGCAAATGAACCATCATTTATACCATATACAGTTGAAGTATTGGCTGAGGCAAGCGGTGAAAAAAGCGAAGATATTATGAGGAAAGCTTTAGAAAATACTGTAAGAGTTTTGGAGCTTCCTATAGATTTGAATAGAATTTAA
- a CDS encoding HIT domain-containing protein encodes MSNYNDDKYFDKDCIFCKIIKGDIPSNFIKENEYCVVFADLNPKAKVHLLVVPKPHVQNILETDEFLMNKVLETIKEVSKEQKLESFRVINNCGKGAGQSVFHVHFHILSGDNLEE; translated from the coding sequence ATGAGTAATTATAATGATGATAAATATTTTGATAAAGACTGTATATTCTGTAAAATAATTAAAGGAGATATTCCTTCAAATTTTATAAAAGAAAATGAATACTGTGTTGTATTTGCAGATTTAAACCCGAAAGCTAAAGTACATTTGCTTGTTGTACCAAAGCCTCATGTACAAAATATATTGGAAACAGATGAGTTTTTGATGAATAAAGTTTTAGAAACTATAAAGGAAGTTTCTAAAGAACAGAAATTAGAATCTTTCAGAGTTATAAATAATTGCGGAAAAGGTGCAGGACAAAGCGTATTTCATGTGCATTTTCATATACTTTCAGGCGATAATTTGGAAGAATAA
- a CDS encoding ZIP family metal transporter yields MIENIPPALLALFGGTITFTFTALGSALVFFFSKEIKHKVFASMYGFAAGVMMAASFWSLLAPSIELSKNTNLPNWVIPAFGFLFGAFFIWVLDKILPHMHIVNGNEQKEGTNTKLSKNILLFLAVTLHNIPEGLAVGITFGAFSIGNADVTFNAALVLALAIGLQNFPEGAAVSLPLKTNGVSNIKSFLFGAISGIVEPIAAVIGALAVTKLTLILPIALSFSAGAMIYVVVEELVPEAVAEEHNHFGVFGFIIGFAVMMVLDVALG; encoded by the coding sequence ATGATAGAAAATATCCCACCAGCATTACTTGCATTATTCGGCGGAACTATAACATTTACTTTTACAGCATTAGGCTCAGCACTTGTATTTTTCTTTTCAAAAGAAATCAAACATAAAGTATTTGCTTCTATGTACGGATTTGCGGCAGGAGTTATGATGGCTGCAAGTTTTTGGTCGTTGCTTGCACCTTCTATAGAGTTATCAAAAAATACTAATCTGCCAAATTGGGTTATACCCGCTTTCGGATTTTTATTCGGAGCATTTTTTATATGGGTACTAGATAAAATACTTCCTCATATGCATATAGTAAATGGAAACGAACAAAAAGAAGGAACAAACACAAAACTTTCAAAAAATATACTTTTATTTCTAGCCGTAACTTTGCATAATATACCAGAAGGTTTGGCAGTGGGAATAACATTCGGAGCTTTCTCTATAGGAAATGCTGATGTAACTTTTAATGCTGCTTTGGTATTAGCATTGGCAATAGGTTTGCAGAACTTTCCAGAGGGTGCTGCCGTATCACTTCCTCTTAAAACAAATGGAGTATCAAATATAAAATCTTTCTTATTTGGTGCAATATCTGGAATAGTAGAGCCTATTGCTGCTGTTATAGGTGCTTTAGCTGTTACTAAACTTACGCTTATACTTCCTATAGCATTATCTTTTTCTGCTGGTGCTATGATATATGTTGTTGTAGAAGAACTTGTACCTGAAGCTGTAGCTGAAGAACATAATCATTTTGGGGTATTTGGTTTTATAATTGGTTTTGCTGTGATGATGGTTCTTGATGTGGCTTTAGGATAA
- a CDS encoding alpha/beta hydrolase encodes MIIVLYIMLSVIIITAVTLIITANHFVNKLLIKTNKKLFERKEKTKEEDEEKKLIKEKRKIWFEENQKDIYTVSSDNLKLHAHLINNNSNVYVIIVHPYEGRGSYMKYFIEKFYNMGFNVLAIDLRSHGESEGNIYSLGYLERLDVLAWIKYINNNYNNAKIILYGISMGANAVMMCSGENLNEDSNKDLNNIKAIIEDAGFTNAYEQLKERLDIANKFSFLPIVELTSLMAKIRLRFSFNDINVEKSVSKSKVPILFIHGDKDELVNCNMLHKLYNSCSSEKEKLIIKDGGHISAVMKDESLYWNTINNFINKYI; translated from the coding sequence ATGATAATAGTATTATATATAATGCTATCTGTAATAATTATAACGGCAGTAACTTTAATAATTACAGCAAATCACTTTGTAAACAAACTTCTTATAAAAACTAATAAAAAACTTTTTGAAAGAAAAGAAAAAACAAAAGAAGAAGATGAAGAAAAAAAATTAATAAAAGAAAAAAGAAAGATATGGTTTGAAGAAAATCAAAAAGATATATACACAGTTTCAAGTGATAATTTAAAACTTCATGCTCATTTAATAAATAATAATAGTAATGTATATGTTATAATAGTTCACCCATATGAAGGCAGAGGATCTTATATGAAATATTTTATAGAAAAATTTTATAATATGGGATTTAATGTACTTGCTATAGATTTAAGAAGTCATGGTGAAAGCGAAGGCAATATATATTCATTAGGATATTTAGAGAGGCTTGATGTATTAGCTTGGATTAAGTATATCAATAATAATTATAATAATGCTAAAATTATTCTATACGGAATTTCAATGGGAGCAAATGCTGTTATGATGTGCAGCGGTGAAAATTTAAATGAAGATTCAAATAAAGATTTAAATAATATAAAAGCAATTATAGAGGATGCAGGGTTTACAAATGCATACGAGCAGTTAAAAGAAAGACTTGACATAGCAAATAAATTTTCTTTTCTTCCTATAGTAGAATTAACTTCTCTAATGGCAAAAATAAGACTTAGGTTTTCATTTAATGATATTAATGTCGAAAAAAGTGTATCAAAATCAAAAGTGCCTATACTCTTTATACATGGTGATAAAGATGAGTTGGTTAATTGCAATATGCTACACAAACTTTATAATTCATGCTCATCAGAAAAAGAAAAGCTCATAATTAAAGACGGAGGGCATATATCAGCAGTAATGAAAGATGAAAGTTTATACTGGAATACTATTAATAATTTTATAAATAAATATATTTAA
- a CDS encoding Rpn family recombination-promoting nuclease/putative transposase encodes MRDINVLNDYFVRYLFSSKDSNFILLDFINSTMLDANMKTFRSVEILTPSPKAGSRLNYKENYDDKESIAPKVARKVDRCRRRLDVKCITQNGTVVIIEIQLQGNSRFPERILYYWASNYSKLLKQGEKYDALTPVISINLLNFNLDNNDCIHSCYMIYDTKSKRLLTDHLQIHIIEIKKFKDNLLDKDLDCWLKFFTIKEKDNREVIMSELVKEKPIMEEVQKRYNNFIKDRLMMNEYDKREAYLYGNQIMLEEERRLGIEEGFKKGIEKGIEKGIKENQILTAKNMKNKNIDIALISDITGLSIKEIEEL; translated from the coding sequence ATGAGAGATATTAATGTATTAAATGATTATTTTGTGAGATATTTATTCTCATCTAAAGATAGTAATTTTATATTACTTGATTTTATTAATTCTACAATGCTTGACGCTAATATGAAAACTTTTAGAAGTGTAGAGATTTTGACACCGTCGCCAAAGGCGGGCAGTCGCCTTAACTATAAAGAAAATTATGATGATAAAGAAAGTATTGCACCAAAGGTGGCACGCAAGGTGGACAGATGTCGCAGACGCCTTGACGTTAAATGCATTACACAAAATGGAACAGTTGTTATAATAGAGATTCAGCTTCAAGGCAATTCAAGATTTCCAGAACGCATATTATATTATTGGGCTTCCAATTACAGCAAACTTTTAAAGCAGGGTGAAAAGTATGATGCTCTAACTCCAGTTATTAGTATCAATCTACTTAATTTTAATTTAGATAATAATGACTGTATACATTCCTGCTATATGATTTATGATACTAAGAGTAAAAGACTGCTTACAGATCATTTACAGATACATATAATTGAGATAAAGAAATTTAAAGACAATTTATTAGATAAAGATTTAGACTGCTGGCTTAAATTTTTTACTATTAAAGAAAAAGATAATAGGGAGGTAATTATGTCAGAATTAGTTAAAGAAAAACCTATAATGGAAGAGGTACAGAAAAGATATAATAATTTTATAAAAGACAGACTTATGATGAATGAGTACGATAAAAGAGAGGCTTATTTATATGGTAATCAGATAATGTTGGAAGAAGAAAGAAGATTAGGTATTGAAGAAGGTTTTAAAAAAGGAATAGAGAAAGGTATAGAGAAAGGAATAAAAGAAAATCAAATATTAACTGCCAAAAATATGAAAAATAAAAATATAGATATAGCACTGATAAGCGATATTACAGGGCTTAGTATAAAGGAAATAGAAGAGTTATAA
- a CDS encoding MATE family efflux transporter gives MTKDMTVGSPFKTIIYFSIPMLVGGIFQQFYGVADTIIIGKFVGSRALAAIGATTSTMFFFLSFAIGFTNAFSIVMGQFFGAKNETMLKRTFLNSIYVTLFSSIILLILGVFFSRPLMVLLKTPDDIINNSVLYLQICIGLSFGQLIYNGAASILRALGDSKTPLYFLILTTIINIILDLVFVALLNMNVAGVAIATVISQIISAFLSVLYIIKKFPMLKLNKDDRVFDFDNLFMIIKIGFSMSIQAVFLSIGEMIISGVVNTFGTNVVASYTTGNRISQFASMAYFVISEAFAVYVAQNFGACKFDRIREGFKSIIILSLSLSILAAVIIFLFGDNLIELFISKNDKYIDTIKDICRGYLRISSLFYPFLAIILLYNNSIRAIGNAFIPLMSGIAELIIKVGGSVFLSIPFGYVGIWFANPVGWAIGIIPTCIYFHKYAFKTKK, from the coding sequence ATGACAAAAGACATGACTGTTGGAAGTCCATTCAAAACTATAATATATTTCTCTATACCTATGCTTGTAGGAGGAATATTTCAGCAGTTTTATGGAGTTGCTGATACTATTATAATAGGTAAGTTTGTAGGTTCTAGGGCTTTGGCCGCTATTGGTGCTACTACTTCAACTATGTTTTTCTTTTTATCATTTGCTATAGGATTTACAAATGCATTTTCTATAGTAATGGGGCAGTTCTTTGGGGCTAAAAATGAAACTATGCTTAAAAGAACTTTTTTAAACTCTATATATGTTACATTATTCAGTTCTATCATATTATTAATATTAGGTGTATTTTTTTCAAGACCTCTTATGGTATTATTAAAAACTCCTGATGATATTATAAATAATTCAGTACTCTATTTGCAAATATGTATTGGCTTATCATTTGGGCAGCTTATTTATAATGGGGCTGCAAGTATATTAAGAGCTTTAGGCGATAGCAAAACGCCTTTATATTTTCTTATACTTACAACCATTATAAATATTATATTAGATTTGGTATTTGTTGCTTTATTAAATATGAATGTTGCCGGGGTCGCTATAGCTACAGTAATATCTCAGATAATTTCTGCTTTTTTAAGTGTACTCTATATTATAAAAAAATTTCCTATGCTGAAATTAAATAAAGATGACAGAGTGTTTGATTTTGATAATTTATTTATGATAATAAAAATAGGTTTTTCTATGAGTATTCAGGCTGTATTTTTATCTATTGGGGAGATGATTATAAGCGGAGTAGTTAATACTTTTGGTACTAATGTTGTGGCATCATATACTACTGGAAACAGAATAAGTCAGTTTGCCTCTATGGCTTATTTTGTCATATCAGAGGCTTTTGCTGTTTATGTAGCACAAAATTTCGGAGCCTGCAAATTTGATAGAATTAGAGAAGGTTTTAAAAGTATAATAATACTGTCTCTCTCTTTAAGTATATTAGCAGCTGTTATTATATTTTTGTTTGGAGACAATTTAATAGAACTTTTTATATCAAAAAATGATAAGTATATAGATACAATAAAAGATATATGCAGAGGCTATTTGAGGATATCATCACTATTTTATCCGTTTTTGGCTATAATACTTTTATATAATAATTCTATAAGGGCTATAGGAAATGCTTTTATTCCTTTAATGTCTGGAATAGCTGAACTTATTATTAAAGTAGGGGGCTCTGTATTTTTATCTATACCTTTTGGATATGTGGGTATATGGTTTGCTAATCCTGTTGGTTGGGCTATAGGTATAATTCCTACTTGTATTTATTTTCATAAGTACGCTTTTAAAACAAAAAAATAA
- a CDS encoding DUF58 domain-containing protein, giving the protein MFTNNNMTTSELLKSVRQIEIKTSKIVNSYFAGQYHSAFKGHGIEFDEVRKYTVGDDVRTMDWKVSARYNEPFIKRFREERELSVIILADFSASTDFGFTKTKHNLIVELSALLGFSALKNNDKVGLLIFTDTVEKFIPLNKGRNHVLRIIRELIEFEPKSANTNIASALEYFNRIQKRDSITFLVTDACADLPKKEIDITRKRHDFIVCLVNDDLEYNLPNLGGTLVLSDLENEDYVYFDMSNKRIREEYFNEQNNIMEDRLNFLKKNSIEKIVLDTSSDYVTEVMKFFVKRRR; this is encoded by the coding sequence ATGTTTACAAATAATAATATGACAACTTCTGAACTGTTAAAGTCAGTAAGACAAATAGAGATAAAAACTTCAAAAATAGTTAACTCATATTTTGCAGGGCAGTATCATTCTGCTTTTAAGGGACATGGTATAGAGTTTGATGAGGTGAGAAAATATACTGTAGGCGATGATGTTAGGACTATGGATTGGAAGGTGAGTGCGAGATATAATGAGCCTTTTATTAAACGTTTCAGAGAAGAGAGAGAATTAAGTGTTATAATACTTGCTGATTTTTCTGCTTCTACTGATTTTGGATTTACAAAGACAAAGCATAATCTGATTGTAGAGCTTAGTGCCTTGCTTGGTTTTTCAGCTTTGAAAAATAATGATAAAGTTGGTCTTTTAATATTTACCGACACAGTAGAAAAATTTATTCCTTTGAATAAAGGCAGAAATCATGTACTTAGAATAATAAGAGAACTTATAGAGTTTGAACCTAAAAGTGCAAATACAAATATAGCAAGTGCCTTAGAATATTTTAACCGAATACAAAAAAGAGACAGCATAACATTTTTAGTAACAGATGCTTGTGCTGATTTACCAAAAAAAGAAATAGATATTACAAGAAAACGTCATGATTTTATTGTATGCTTGGTTAATGATGATTTGGAATATAATCTTCCTAATTTGGGAGGCACTTTAGTATTATCCGATTTGGAAAATGAAGATTATGTTTACTTTGATATGTCTAATAAACGAATAAGAGAAGAGTATTTTAATGAACAAAACAACATTATGGAAGATAGGCTTAATTTCCTTAAAAAAAATTCTATAGAAAAAATAGTTTTAGATACTTCAAGCGATTATGTTACTGAAGTTATGAAGTTTTTTGTTAAGAGAAGAAGATAA
- a CDS encoding ankyrin repeat domain-containing protein, translating into MLRRLIFIIFILSLNILYSQEEQEPPVNIPIIKAVANNDINNLKKLIEDGADINIKDTEGNTPLIWASLLGYEKIVKELLSNGADINMGNSFGNTPIMAAVLEGNNSTVRELISSGADLNLKNKDGWTALMWACVKGDLSVFRMLVDAKADINIKDINGSTPLMVASDSGYSSIVKELIKLGCDVNQKNNFGDTALMMGSIIGDASIVIELIKAGANINEKGSNGGSALIYASRFGKIDAVRELIKNNADVNIYADDGTTPILAACIDGHSDVVKELIKANADINRADNVGYNPLIVSAIEDHIFIVEALIDAGADIDFSTKEGYTPLMGAAIKGNIEMAQVLLDAGADINHKANNGKTALIMAQEKEQEEMVDFLKANGAK; encoded by the coding sequence ATGTTAAGAAGGCTTATATTTATAATTTTTATTTTATCTTTAAATATTTTGTATTCTCAAGAGGAGCAGGAGCCTCCTGTTAATATACCAATAATAAAAGCTGTTGCCAACAATGATATTAATAACTTAAAGAAACTAATAGAAGATGGAGCTGATATTAATATAAAAGATACTGAAGGTAATACTCCTTTAATATGGGCATCACTTTTAGGATATGAAAAAATAGTTAAAGAACTTTTATCAAACGGAGCTGATATTAATATGGGAAACAGTTTTGGAAATACGCCAATAATGGCAGCAGTTCTTGAAGGAAATAACAGTACTGTAAGAGAACTTATATCAAGCGGTGCAGATTTGAATCTTAAGAATAAAGACGGTTGGACTGCTTTGATGTGGGCTTGTGTAAAAGGAGATTTATCTGTATTTAGAATGCTTGTTGATGCTAAGGCGGATATAAATATAAAAGATATTAACGGCAGCACTCCGCTTATGGTAGCTTCTGACAGCGGTTATTCTTCCATTGTAAAAGAGTTAATAAAATTAGGCTGTGATGTTAATCAAAAAAATAATTTCGGAGATACTGCTTTGATGATGGGCTCTATCATAGGCGATGCATCAATAGTAATAGAGTTAATTAAAGCTGGGGCTAATATAAATGAAAAAGGCTCTAATGGCGGCAGTGCCTTGATATATGCTTCCAGATTTGGAAAGATAGATGCTGTTAGAGAACTAATAAAAAATAATGCTGATGTAAATATATATGCTGATGACGGAACTACTCCAATATTGGCTGCATGTATAGACGGACATAGTGATGTGGTAAAAGAGCTTATAAAAGCTAATGCCGATATTAACAGAGCTGATAATGTAGGCTATAATCCTTTAATAGTTTCTGCAATAGAGGATCATATATTTATTGTAGAGGCACTTATTGATGCTGGTGCTGATATAGATTTTTCTACTAAAGAGGGATACACTCCATTAATGGGGGCTGCTATAAAAGGAAATATTGAAATGGCTCAGGTTTTGCTTGATGCTGGTGCGGATATTAATCATAAAGCAAATAATGGAAAAACTGCTTTGATAATGGCTCAAGAAAAAGAACAGGAAGAGATGGTTGATTTTTTAAAGGCTAATGGAGCTAAGTAG
- a CDS encoding MBL fold metallo-hydrolase, producing MRLLQKTCLIFLILLFSLSAAEKTPMDYLNDNTPLKPAKVFDNVYCIGSVSVVAWVINTSDGLILIDSMWDDRDAKLIEEGIKGFGLDPKNLKYIILSHGHGDHYGGAKYLREKYGAKVVLTKTDEDLMYNLNTGANSPRSPKTKVDIYSKDKDIITLGDISITILETPGHTAGCTSFIFPVKFRGKEYTAVLWGGTGLPKEKELISEYKKSAEYFKKEALSRDARVSLTAHLFADNGYANLEKVGNLKSGEENPFIMSKENMEKYLNSLIERAKQ from the coding sequence ATGAGGCTATTACAAAAAACTTGTTTAATTTTCTTAATATTGCTTTTTTCACTATCTGCAGCCGAAAAAACACCAATGGATTATCTAAATGACAATACTCCTCTAAAGCCTGCAAAAGTATTTGATAATGTATACTGCATAGGCTCTGTAAGTGTTGTTGCTTGGGTAATAAATACTTCTGACGGTCTTATACTTATAGATTCTATGTGGGACGACAGAGATGCGAAACTTATAGAAGAAGGCATTAAAGGCTTTGGATTAGACCCTAAAAACTTAAAATACATAATACTAAGTCATGGTCATGGAGATCATTATGGCGGAGCTAAATATTTAAGAGAAAAATACGGTGCTAAAGTTGTATTAACAAAAACAGATGAAGATCTAATGTACAATTTAAACACCGGAGCCAATTCTCCTAGATCCCCAAAAACTAAAGTTGATATATACTCAAAAGATAAAGATATAATAACTTTGGGGGACATTAGTATAACTATATTAGAAACACCGGGGCATACTGCCGGATGTACTTCTTTTATATTTCCTGTAAAATTCAGAGGAAAAGAATATACTGCCGTACTTTGGGGAGGAACTGGGCTTCCAAAAGAAAAAGAATTAATATCAGAATATAAAAAATCAGCAGAATATTTCAAAAAAGAAGCTCTGTCAAGAGATGCAAGAGTTTCTCTAACTGCACATTTATTTGCTGATAACGGATATGCCAATTTAGAAAAAGTAGGAAATTTAAAAAGCGGTGAAGAAAATCCATTTATTATGTCAAAAGAAAATATGGAAAAATATTTAAACTCGTTAATAGAAAGAGCTAAACAATAA
- a CDS encoding MarR family winged helix-turn-helix transcriptional regulator: MTPEQLIVLKELAKEEGISQKELSIRLDKDQNTVKAMIDKLEAKSFIERRENKLDKRAFSLFLTQKAKKELPIIENYESKVLETIVKELSTEDTDKFIKILERIRSNISNV; this comes from the coding sequence ATTACACCCGAACAGCTAATAGTATTAAAAGAACTTGCTAAAGAAGAAGGAATATCTCAAAAAGAACTCTCAATAAGATTAGATAAAGATCAAAACACAGTCAAAGCTATGATAGATAAATTAGAAGCGAAATCTTTTATAGAAAGAAGAGAAAATAAACTAGATAAAAGAGCTTTTTCACTATTTCTTACACAAAAAGCAAAAAAAGAACTTCCAATCATAGAAAACTATGAGAGTAAAGTATTAGAAACAATAGTAAAAGAACTAAGTACAGAAGATACTGATAAATTTATAAAAATATTAGAAAGAATCAGAAGCAATATATCAAACGTATAA
- a CDS encoding group III truncated hemoglobin gives MKYTEINDEGIEKLMDIFYARIRVHKDLGPIFNGAVGIDDESWERHKEKIAKFWKTMLLNKRLYMGNPVQPHINLLPFDIKLFDTWLDLFKECLNEVFEEKAANKYYEVAENIGRNFKAVLFQQ, from the coding sequence ATGAAATATACTGAAATAAATGATGAAGGAATAGAAAAATTAATGGACATATTCTATGCAAGAATAAGAGTTCATAAAGACTTGGGACCTATATTTAACGGTGCTGTTGGTATAGATGATGAATCTTGGGAAAGACATAAAGAAAAAATAGCTAAATTTTGGAAAACTATGCTTCTAAATAAAAGACTTTATATGGGAAATCCGGTTCAGCCGCATATTAATTTGCTTCCTTTTGATATTAAATTATTTGATACTTGGCTTGATTTGTTTAAAGAATGTTTAAACGAAGTTTTTGAAGAAAAGGCAGCCAATAAATATTATGAGGTTGCAGAAAATATAGGAAGAAACTTTAAAGCTGTACTGTTTCAGCAGTAA
- a CDS encoding 3-hydroxyacyl-CoA dehydrogenase family protein produces MKVGVIGAGAMGSGIAQAFAQTEGYEVYLCDIKEEFAAGGKDRIAKSFAGRVAKGKMQQADADKILAKITTGLKDICKDADLIVEAAFENLEVKKTTFKELHEICKPDCIFSSNTSSLSITEIGAGIGRPIVGMHFFNPAPVMKLVEVISGLNTPRDVVEKVIKISEEIGKTPVEVNETAGFVVNRILVPMINEGIELYSMGIASAEGIDNAMKLGANHPMGPLALGDLIGLDIVLAIMEVLQKETGDPKYRPSALLRKMVRGGLLGQKTGKGFYDYSKK; encoded by the coding sequence ATGAAAGTAGGTGTAATTGGTGCTGGTGCTATGGGTTCTGGTATAGCACAAGCTTTTGCTCAAACAGAAGGTTATGAAGTTTATTTATGCGATATAAAAGAGGAATTTGCTGCAGGCGGTAAAGATAGAATTGCTAAAAGTTTTGCTGGAAGAGTAGCTAAAGGTAAAATGCAGCAGGCTGATGCTGATAAGATTTTAGCTAAAATTACTACTGGTCTTAAAGATATTTGTAAAGATGCAGATTTAATAGTTGAAGCTGCTTTTGAAAATTTAGAAGTTAAAAAAACAACTTTCAAAGAATTACATGAAATTTGTAAACCAGATTGTATATTCTCTTCTAATACTTCATCTCTTTCTATTACTGAAATAGGTGCTGGTATTGGAAGACCAATTGTTGGTATGCACTTCTTCAATCCTGCTCCTGTTATGAAATTGGTTGAAGTTATTTCCGGTCTTAATACTCCTAGAGATGTTGTTGAAAAAGTTATCAAAATATCTGAAGAAATAGGTAAAACTCCAGTAGAAGTTAATGAAACTGCTGGTTTTGTTGTTAACCGCATACTTGTTCCTATGATTAATGAAGGTATTGAATTATATTCTATGGGTATTGCTTCTGCTGAAGGTATTGACAATGCTATGAAATTAGGTGCTAATCACCCAATGGGTCCTCTTGCTTTAGGAGATTTAATCGGTCTTGATATAGTACTTGCTATTATGGAAGTTCTTCAAAAAGAAACAGGAGATCCTAAATACAGACCTAGTGCTTTGCTTAGAAAAATGGTTCGCGGAGGATTACTTGGTCAAAAAACTGGTAAAGGTTTTTATGATTATTCTAAAAAATAA